In Papaver somniferum cultivar HN1 chromosome 9, ASM357369v1, whole genome shotgun sequence, the genomic stretch ATTATGGGATGAAATTAAAGTTGCAGCTCGTGCCGAGGAGAAGGATTTTGATGTTGTGCCAAGAGGTTATGAAACTTGGTTTGAAGTTGAACTGTTTGATGATATATGAAACTAACTGGATACAATATCACCCTCTCGGCCTTCCTGGAAGAGATGGAGCGAAAACAACTGGCTGCACAGGCACAATGTCAGGATTCACAGAAGGAAACGAAGGATGCTTCAAGAAAGACAGAGAAGCCATCAAATGGGCAGCAACAAGGGGTTTAAAAACAGGTACCATGCTAGCTAGGAATTCTCAAACTTTGAAATGACATAATGAGTCTACAATGTTAAGTCTGATTTTCGGTTTTGTCAATATGAAATCTAATAAGTATGGTAGAATAGCTATGAGTTATTCAGGAAATGGATGGCAACTATCAAAAGAGACACTGGTTTCCCAAAATCTGTAACGTGGATTTAGTTCCTCGTTTCGTCTAGTAATGTAATCCTTTCTTTTATCAGAACAGAAAAAGATAAATGCATAAGTAGTTGTTTCTACAGATATGATACCTGAAATTTGTTACGTTCATTTGTGTTCAACTATCTCTATAAACACTGCATTTCCTTTTTGTTTCAGATGAATCATTACTCTTAACATCTGATCCTGCATAGCGAAGCTAAAAACATTTCGTTAAGTGATTTATTTAGACGACTTCTGAGGATCCCTGCTATTGACTCACACTCAACTCAGGTTCTTTAAACTTCCATTTTCTACAGATCCTCACTTCTAGTGTATAAAAATTTCTTACCTTAACAAG encodes the following:
- the LOC113309108 gene encoding uncharacterized protein LOC113309108, yielding MRLKNYGMKLKLQLVPRRRILMLCQEVMKLGLKLNCLMIYETNWIQYHPLGLPGRDGAKTTGCTGTMSGFTEGNEGCFKKDREAIKWAATRGLKTDESLLLTSDPA